Genomic segment of Rhodococcus sp. W8901:
CGCAACTGTCGCAGCGATTCGTGCGGGAGAACGACGCCAACGTGGTCGTCCCGCCCGCCATCGCCGGTGACGAGCGGCTCGAGGCGTTGTTCGCGAAGGCGACCGAGGCCAGCCGTGAGGCGTACACGGAACTGCTGGCGGCGCTCGAGGAGAAGCTCGCCGATGTGCCCAATGCGCCGGTACGCGGCAAGCAGGCGCGTCAGGCAGCGCGGTCGGTGTTGCCCAACGCCACCGAGACGCGCGTCGTGGTCACCGGGAACTACCGGGCGTGGCGACATTTCGTCGAGATGCGGGCCACCGAACACGCCGATGTCGAGATCCGCCGAGTCGCCGTCGAGTGTCTGCGTCAGCTCCGGAGTGCCGCGCCGAATGTGTTCGGAGACTTCGAAATCGTCACGCTGCCCGACGGTTCGGAGGTCGCGACGAGCGAGTTCGGTACGGTCGGCTGACGGACTCACCCCTCGAGGGTGCCGTGGTGTTCAAGTCTGTAACGCAGACCGGGTAGCCTTCTGACCATGACCTACGGTGATTCAGCTGCTTCCGTCGAGCGTCCGTTCGGCACCGTCCTCACGGCGATGGTGACCCCGTTCACCAAGGACGGCAAGCTGGACGTGGACGCCGGCGTACGGCTGGCCACCCACCTTGTCGACAACGGCTGCGACGGACTGGTACTGGCCGGAACCACCGGCGAATCGCCCACCACCACCGAGGACGAGAAGCTCGAGCTGCTGCGGGCCGTCATCGACGCCGTCGGCGACCGCGCCAAGATCGTCGCCGGTGCCGGCAGTAACGACACCGCGCACAGCGTCGAACTGGCTCGTGACGCCGCCCGCGCGGGCGCACACGGACTGCTCGTCGTCACGCCGTACTACTCGCGCCCGCCGCAGGCCGGCCTGTACGCCCACTTCACGGCCGTCGCCGATGCCACGGATCTGCCGGTGATGCTCTACGACATTCCACCCCGCTCCGTGGTGCCGATCGAGACGGAGACGATTCGCCGTCTCGCCGACCATCCGCGCATCCTCGCGGTGAAGGACGCCAAGGGTGATCTCAACGCCGGCGCCGAACTGATCGGCACCACCGACCTCGACTTCTTCTCGGGTGACGACCCGCTCAACCTGCCGTGGCTGTCCGTCGGCGCCGTCGGATTCGTGAGCGTCATCGGCCACCTGGTGCCCGAGCGCCTGCGCGCGCTGCACACCGCGTTCGGGGAGGGCGACATCGCCAAGGCCCAGGAGATCAATCTGAGCCTCGTCCCGGTGAACCGTTCCGTCGCGCGTCTCGGCGGCGTGAGCGCGTCGAAGGCGGGCCTGCGACTGATGGGTATCGACGTCGGCGAGCCGCGCCTGCCCCAGGTCGCGCCCACCACCGAGCAGATCGACATCCTGGCTGCCGACCTGCACGCTGCGGGGGTGCTCGCATGACCCGTCCCACACGTCGTCGTAGCGCCTCCCGTCAGGCCGGCCCGCCGACCCCGGCGGCCGAACAGACCGCCCCGGCTTCCGCGGCCGAGAAGCCCGCGCAGTCGGCGAAGTCGGTGAAGTCGGGGAGCGAGGCCGCCCCGAAGCGGTCCGCCCCCGAGCAGCCAGCTCCGAAGAAGGCTGCCGCCCGGAAGTCGCCGGCCAAGAAGGCTCAGCGGTCGAAGGCCCCCGCGCCCGTGGCGGCCGACCCGACCGATCGGCTCGGCCTCCCGCCGAAGGCGCCGAAGAACGGCCTGCG
This window contains:
- the thyX gene encoding FAD-dependent thymidylate synthase; this translates as MRQAVSLKVQLIAKTDFLPPDDIPWETDADGGEALAEFAGRACYQSWSKPNPRTATNAGYLRHLLEVGHLSVLEHGSVSFYITGISRSCTHELIRHRHFSYSQLSQRFVRENDANVVVPPAIAGDERLEALFAKATEASREAYTELLAALEEKLADVPNAPVRGKQARQAARSVLPNATETRVVVTGNYRAWRHFVEMRATEHADVEIRRVAVECLRQLRSAAPNVFGDFEIVTLPDGSEVATSEFGTVG
- the dapA gene encoding 4-hydroxy-tetrahydrodipicolinate synthase → MTYGDSAASVERPFGTVLTAMVTPFTKDGKLDVDAGVRLATHLVDNGCDGLVLAGTTGESPTTTEDEKLELLRAVIDAVGDRAKIVAGAGSNDTAHSVELARDAARAGAHGLLVVTPYYSRPPQAGLYAHFTAVADATDLPVMLYDIPPRSVVPIETETIRRLADHPRILAVKDAKGDLNAGAELIGTTDLDFFSGDDPLNLPWLSVGAVGFVSVIGHLVPERLRALHTAFGEGDIAKAQEINLSLVPVNRSVARLGGVSASKAGLRLMGIDVGEPRLPQVAPTTEQIDILAADLHAAGVLA